The Chloroflexota bacterium genome has a window encoding:
- a CDS encoding LacI family DNA-binding transcriptional regulator, with amino-acid sequence MVSTIYDVAHEARVSIATVSYVINNKNRVSPKTAERVREAMRRLNYQPKIAARALARGCTNTIALVAPLDIYGYQMSLITVMNAIGHTLATTDYRLFIHPTLNRPEAWMELEADVRGKQMDGVILMHVQMQDPRVDLLRRSKMPFVMIGRCADNTGLYYVDTDIEAVAHLAVDYLHSLGHRHIALLGERREAGVSVRLVTGYRQGMEDCGLEIREEFIVHVAGTPAATSQAALQLFSLPDRPTAVFATSDAAVLGVMNATRILGLRIPQDVAVIGYAESPLYPFLEPPCSVAFEGVADLGRLAAEMLVSLLHGKEPEQTQILVPPRLIVRASTEA; translated from the coding sequence ATGGTGTCCACGATTTACGATGTCGCACACGAGGCGCGGGTGTCCATCGCCACCGTCTCGTATGTTATCAACAACAAGAATCGCGTCAGCCCCAAAACGGCTGAACGTGTCCGCGAGGCCATGCGCCGGCTGAACTATCAGCCCAAGATCGCGGCCCGTGCCCTAGCGCGTGGGTGCACCAATACCATTGCTCTAGTCGCACCCCTGGACATCTACGGCTATCAGATGTCGCTCATCACCGTCATGAATGCCATCGGACATACCTTGGCCACCACCGATTACCGTCTGTTCATCCACCCGACTCTGAATCGTCCCGAGGCTTGGATGGAATTGGAAGCGGATGTGAGGGGCAAGCAGATGGACGGTGTTATCCTCATGCATGTGCAAATGCAAGACCCCCGCGTGGACTTGCTGCGCCGTTCCAAGATGCCTTTTGTGATGATTGGTCGCTGCGCGGACAACACTGGCTTGTACTATGTAGATACGGATATCGAGGCAGTGGCACACCTCGCTGTTGATTACCTACACAGCCTGGGGCATCGGCACATTGCCCTACTGGGCGAACGGCGCGAAGCCGGGGTATCGGTGCGCCTCGTGACTGGCTACCGGCAGGGCATGGAAGATTGTGGCTTGGAGATCCGAGAGGAATTCATCGTCCATGTCGCCGGCACTCCTGCGGCGACATCTCAGGCAGCGCTGCAGCTCTTCTCGCTGCCCGACCGCCCCACGGCGGTTTTTGCCACGAGCGATGCAGCCGTGCTTGGGGTGATGAATGCCACGCGCATTCTGGGACTGAGGATACCGCAGGATGTAGCCGTTATTGGCTATGCCGAAAGCCCGCTCTACCCATTCCTAGAACCACCTTGCAGCGTCGCCTTCGAGGGTGTCGCTGACTTAGGGCGTCTGGCGGCGGAAATGCTGGTTTCTTTGCTGCATGGCAAGGAACCAGAACAAACCCAGATATTGGTGCCGCCCAGGCTCATTGTTCGTGCCTCTACCGAGGCTTAG
- a CDS encoding ABC transporter permease subunit, with the protein MVTAVKRQPMGRKIYPYLYLLPGLLAMLVTTFIPAVVSVILAFTNYSVLHLQDWRFIGLRNFEKIILGSKRAEFLGVFTWTVTWAILSTLLAFSTGLLLALLLNNRKIKERNLYRTVLILPWAMPSTITILTWAGLLNTSFGPINRILIQLGFKAVPWLSHPSWVKVTCLIVNLWIGFPFMMTACLGALQSISEELYDAAKIDGAGTWQLFRYVTFPLLRSATLPLLISSFAFQFTNFSVIYLLTGGGPYTNPGSLAGATDLLATYMYKMAFASNDRDYALAAANGILIFLIVGSLTVINSWLTGAFKEVER; encoded by the coding sequence ATGGTAACGGCTGTCAAAAGGCAACCGATGGGCAGAAAGATATACCCTTATCTCTACCTTCTGCCTGGCCTCCTAGCCATGCTGGTTACAACCTTCATCCCTGCAGTCGTCTCGGTTATCTTGGCTTTCACCAACTACAGCGTGCTTCACCTGCAGGACTGGAGGTTCATTGGGCTGCGTAACTTTGAGAAAATCATTCTCGGCAGCAAGCGAGCCGAATTCCTTGGCGTCTTTACCTGGACCGTCACCTGGGCTATATTGTCTACCCTTCTGGCATTTTCCACGGGACTCTTGCTCGCACTCCTACTAAACAACCGCAAGATCAAGGAGCGCAACTTGTACCGCACTGTGCTCATCCTGCCATGGGCCATGCCTTCCACCATCACCATCCTGACCTGGGCTGGACTGCTCAACACTTCCTTTGGCCCCATCAACCGCATCCTGATTCAGTTAGGGTTCAAGGCCGTGCCGTGGCTGAGCCATCCATCCTGGGTCAAGGTCACCTGCCTCATTGTCAACTTGTGGATTGGCTTCCCCTTCATGATGACCGCCTGCCTGGGAGCACTCCAAAGCATCTCAGAAGAACTGTACGATGCGGCGAAGATAGACGGGGCTGGTACATGGCAGCTGTTTCGTTATGTAACCTTTCCACTGCTGCGATCCGCCACCCTGCCCTTGCTTATCTCCAGTTTTGCCTTTCAATTCACCAATTTTAGCGTCATCTACCTGTTGACCGGCGGTGGGCCCTACACAAATCCAGGCTCCCTGGCCGGCGCGACAGACCTGCTGGCAACCTACATGTACAAGATGGCTTTTGCTTCCAACGACCGTGACTATGCCCTGGCCGCAGCCAACGGTATCCTTATCTTTCTAATCGTAGGCAGCCTCACCGTAATCAACTCCTGGCTCACCGGCGCATTCAAGGAGGTGGAGAGATGA
- a CDS encoding alpha-glucosidase C-terminal domain-containing protein, which yields MNSKLFHPLHWGWAVAIILVACQHVPATPTSMPPTAEPTATLVPTPTYQPFVPTATPIPAVTAPAWGEDTILYLILLASFYDSDGDGIGDLNGLTAKLDYLNDGNPNTDDDLGINAIWLMPIFAAASYHGYDTTDHFQIRPEYGSQEDLIRLVEECHRRGIRVLLDYVMAHMSNQHPFFQDAYGNLSSPYADWFIWYDEAHTRYKSFANIPIVPSINGDCPAVQEYALRVAQYWMDLDGDGDLSDGVDGFRCDYALGLSHTFWKNLRRGIKTLRPDFLLLGEVWSNAPDIARYYQDEFDSTFDFPLYYMLAGHQDTVGRGVLGGTDKPGFIHASLVQRAKLYPWGAQNVIFLNNHDTNRVMSNVQGDVQRAKLGATLLFTLPGTPLVYYGEEIGMAGVKGKGQPYWDEYRREPMDWYAAEEGAGMTTWFRPTDRNNRPHDGISVEEQQSDPNSLLSHYRRLIRLRQSYSALRRGSYERVTVEEESSYVYAYMRQDTQAHLLIVLNFAREPKQATLDLGASTLPAPPWVVSDPLSQRTFPPITEDTWTLELQAQEGLVLELHRPH from the coding sequence ATGAACTCGAAGCTCTTCCATCCCTTGCATTGGGGGTGGGCAGTGGCTATCATCCTGGTTGCCTGTCAGCATGTTCCGGCGACGCCAACTTCCATGCCGCCTACGGCAGAACCGACCGCCACCCTAGTTCCGACGCCCACCTATCAGCCTTTTGTCCCCACAGCCACACCCATCCCGGCTGTCACAGCCCCCGCATGGGGAGAGGATACCATCCTGTACCTTATTCTCCTGGCTAGTTTCTACGACTCTGATGGCGATGGCATTGGGGACTTGAACGGACTGACTGCAAAACTGGACTATTTGAACGATGGTAACCCTAACACAGACGATGACCTGGGAATCAATGCTATCTGGCTGATGCCCATCTTCGCAGCCGCCAGTTACCATGGTTACGATACGACCGACCACTTCCAGATACGACCAGAGTATGGCAGTCAGGAAGACCTCATCCGCTTAGTAGAGGAGTGCCATAGGCGCGGCATCCGCGTGCTGCTGGATTATGTCATGGCACATATGTCCAACCAGCACCCCTTCTTCCAGGATGCCTATGGCAACCTGTCCTCTCCTTACGCCGACTGGTTCATCTGGTATGATGAGGCGCACACGCGTTACAAATCCTTCGCCAATATCCCTATCGTGCCCTCGATAAATGGAGATTGCCCTGCGGTGCAAGAGTATGCGCTGCGCGTGGCCCAGTACTGGATGGATTTGGATGGGGATGGAGACCTGAGCGATGGCGTGGACGGCTTCCGTTGCGATTACGCTTTGGGTCTGTCACACACCTTTTGGAAGAACTTGCGCCGTGGAATTAAAACGTTGCGGCCAGACTTTCTATTGCTAGGTGAAGTATGGAGCAATGCACCAGATATCGCCAGGTATTACCAAGACGAATTCGATAGCACCTTTGATTTTCCACTGTATTACATGCTGGCTGGCCACCAGGATACCGTGGGGCGTGGTGTGCTGGGCGGCACGGACAAGCCCGGTTTCATCCATGCCTCACTGGTGCAGCGTGCCAAATTGTATCCGTGGGGTGCGCAGAACGTGATCTTTCTGAACAACCACGACACGAACCGCGTGATGAGCAATGTGCAGGGCGACGTGCAACGGGCGAAACTGGGAGCCACGCTCTTGTTCACCCTGCCGGGAACGCCGCTTGTCTATTACGGAGAAGAAATTGGCATGGCAGGGGTCAAGGGCAAAGGGCAGCCTTATTGGGACGAGTACCGTCGCGAGCCAATGGACTGGTATGCAGCTGAAGAAGGAGCGGGCATGACGACCTGGTTCCGTCCAACCGACCGTAACAATCGCCCCCACGATGGCATCTCAGTGGAAGAACAGCAGAGCGACCCAAACTCACTGCTCAGCCATTACCGGCGCTTGATTCGCCTGCGTCAATCCTACTCAGCATTGCGTAGAGGCAGTTATGAGCGCGTAACAGTCGAAGAGGAATCTTCATACGTTTACGCCTATATGCGCCAGGATACTCAGGCTCACTTGCTGATCGTGCTCAATTTCGCTCGGGAACCAAAGCAGGCAACGCTTGACCTGGGTGCTTCGACATTGCCCGCACCGCCATGGGTAGTGTCCGACCCTCTGAGCCAGCGCACATTCCCCCCTATCACAGAGGATACGTGGACGCTTGAGTTGCAGGCACAAGAGGGGCTAGTTTTGGAACTGCATAGACCGCATTGA
- a CDS encoding sugar ABC transporter permease → MSERTAMVQRKRVRWRDVVSVNLTRLVLILACLLTIFPLLWVVTSSFNVGASLYSSTLIPRKITLMNYVNLFRKTSFATWMKNSAVACIGGSLLALSLTVTMAYAFSRFRFWGRRYGLLILVLIQMLPSAAVIVAIFRILQALRLLNTFLGLILVYGGITIPFNAWLMRGYFDSIPRELEESAYIDGATHWQAFVRIAMPLAMPMVAVTFMFNLITFYNDYILASIVLTGKQNYTVALGLRFFQAPYASNWTMFAAASILGSVPIAIIFYSLQRFLVEGLTKGALKG, encoded by the coding sequence ATGAGCGAGAGAACAGCGATGGTACAACGCAAACGCGTACGCTGGCGCGATGTGGTGAGCGTCAATCTAACGCGCTTGGTGCTCATCCTAGCCTGCCTCTTGACCATTTTCCCTTTGCTCTGGGTAGTAACCTCATCGTTCAACGTGGGAGCAAGCCTGTACTCCAGCACTTTGATCCCGCGCAAAATCACTCTTATGAATTACGTCAACCTATTTCGCAAAACGAGCTTTGCCACCTGGATGAAAAACAGCGCCGTGGCTTGCATTGGCGGCAGTCTGCTGGCCCTCTCGCTGACCGTGACCATGGCCTATGCCTTCTCTCGCTTCCGCTTCTGGGGACGGCGCTATGGACTTCTGATCCTGGTCCTAATTCAAATGCTGCCCTCGGCAGCCGTCATTGTAGCCATCTTCCGCATCCTGCAAGCACTGCGCCTCTTGAACACTTTTCTGGGGCTGATCCTGGTTTACGGTGGCATCACTATCCCCTTCAATGCCTGGTTGATGCGCGGCTACTTTGACTCCATCCCACGCGAACTGGAGGAATCCGCTTATATTGATGGCGCCACACATTGGCAGGCGTTCGTGCGCATCGCCATGCCACTGGCCATGCCCATGGTAGCGGTCACGTTTATGTTCAACCTCATCACCTTCTACAACGACTACATCTTAGCCAGCATCGTCCTCACCGGGAAGCAGAACTATACTGTAGCTTTGGGTTTGCGTTTCTTCCAAGCCCCGTATGCTTCCAACTGGACCATGTTCGCTGCTGCTTCTATCCTTGGCTCTGTGCCCATTGCCATCATTTTCTATAGCCTGCAGCGATTCCTCGTAGAAGGACTAACCAAAGGTGCGTTGAAAGGATAA
- a CDS encoding maltose ABC transporter substrate-binding protein, with protein MHRIHRFVLLVSIVALFAGTVGGCAPKPTPTPVPPPTKAPTQPSAPAATPVPPSPTKPPVKLTVWINDRVGAPGMEATHKVIEEWAKETGNQVEVVDIGYFDMLEKIPVAFPAGEGPDLFMITNNGAGGNYPGGLIAPIDEALSSSERAKYTQAAIDAFIIDGHLIGVPICADVYALLYNKNLISEPPKTMAELIAKAKELTKGDSYGLLYTVDQFWFSYCFWAGYGGYVFKWTGSGWDTKDIGFYNEGAIKGLNFVRDLVQVHNLMPPDVTWDVMNSLFTEGKAAMIITHPNMVSVFQDAGVDVGVARIPMLDNGKYPHPFATFTGFSVNAYSKHKEEAMALAAYLGKSLPVPLYTANPGNIPVHEDALKDPSLTQDAALAAWMSQLEESDPLPSINEMNMVWLPAITAFQTVVHGQATAEEALKAAQDQIVQAIAEAQKQ; from the coding sequence ATGCATCGCATACACCGTTTCGTTTTGCTCGTTTCCATCGTCGCGTTGTTTGCGGGTACCGTGGGCGGGTGTGCACCAAAACCAACCCCCACCCCTGTTCCGCCACCAACCAAGGCGCCAACCCAACCGTCAGCGCCAGCAGCTACACCCGTGCCTCCTTCCCCGACTAAGCCGCCGGTCAAGCTGACGGTGTGGATCAACGATCGCGTTGGTGCGCCAGGGATGGAAGCAACGCATAAGGTCATCGAGGAGTGGGCGAAAGAGACAGGCAACCAGGTCGAGGTCGTAGATATTGGATATTTCGACATGCTGGAGAAAATCCCTGTGGCTTTCCCCGCAGGCGAGGGACCAGACCTGTTCATGATCACGAACAACGGCGCCGGTGGAAACTACCCAGGTGGGCTGATCGCCCCCATAGACGAGGCCTTGTCCTCTAGCGAAAGAGCCAAGTACACCCAGGCTGCCATTGATGCCTTCATCATTGACGGACATCTCATTGGCGTGCCCATCTGCGCCGATGTCTATGCGCTACTGTACAACAAGAACCTCATCAGCGAACCGCCCAAGACCATGGCCGAGTTGATTGCTAAAGCCAAAGAGTTGACCAAAGGGGATAGCTATGGCCTCCTCTACACCGTTGACCAGTTCTGGTTCAGTTACTGCTTCTGGGCCGGTTATGGCGGCTACGTCTTCAAGTGGACGGGCAGCGGTTGGGATACCAAGGACATCGGATTCTACAACGAGGGTGCGATCAAGGGGCTTAACTTTGTGCGCGACCTCGTTCAGGTGCACAATCTCATGCCCCCCGATGTCACCTGGGATGTGATGAACAGTCTGTTTACCGAGGGCAAAGCAGCCATGATCATCACTCATCCCAACATGGTGTCTGTGTTCCAAGATGCTGGGGTGGATGTCGGCGTGGCGCGCATTCCCATGCTGGACAACGGCAAGTATCCGCATCCATTCGCCACGTTCACCGGCTTTTCCGTGAACGCCTACTCCAAGCATAAGGAAGAAGCAATGGCTTTGGCTGCCTATTTGGGGAAGAGTCTGCCCGTTCCCCTTTACACAGCCAACCCTGGCAACATCCCAGTCCATGAGGATGCGCTCAAAGACCCGAGCCTGACCCAGGATGCAGCGCTAGCCGCCTGGATGAGCCAGCTCGAAGAGAGCGATCCGCTTCCCAGCATCAACGAGATGAACATGGTCTGGCTGCCCGCCATCACTGCCTTCCAGACCGTGGTGCATGGCCAGGCCACGGCAGAAGAGGCTTTGAAAGCAGCACAAGATCAGATCGTGCAGGCCATTGCTGAGGCACAGAAACAATAA
- a CDS encoding DNRLRE domain-containing protein has product MRILKLLVLVFVVFALNLGNLRMEVTPVAEHESLPVQRTDSKSWLQVRETATPTDTVIRPTRTPTPTDTVIRPTRTPTPTDTFVGPTHTFTPVGPDVKPPTPTDTTVLPTRTRTPTPTFTPVGPDTGPTWTATPTNTTVVPTPTHTRPVEFIPRTFSGVVYLGEPGNRAHPLPDITVHLLKAPIYCDIGTLVTTVRTDGLGRFVLESAIPSSDEELYLNLALGNEDIHVAGANSQSGGRLTSEGWLQFEQVGSGVYDSNEFFVTSLVGQRLLTFPAVADAHISQGSPSSNYGNSSMLHTSYTAGATPLSEQALLFFDLSAIPWNTEVLKATLHVYLQEAGGDAKVCMAVHAIQEEWCEGPLCWILPPVTWNKQPGHALVASADQVVGLEPGYRVWDATALVQEWVSHPAWNYGMALLGEEKGAGWTRIFSSREGSNPPYLTVYVPLGTHIVTPTPTKSPTPIALDLQVDAIEVTQSIQCKDNPNCPDNAVPMVAGKMTFARVYIKVSGSMQDVPNVSARAIAKVGGQQLTAWPINPTITAKLTPDRAQFNDTLNFYLHGVSSSGTLEVEVNPFGTIPESNYNNNKKTVNLNFVTTPPLRIVPIWIWYAEGGKNEIVDWTMPGNLQGYLKKVLPVGDIQWYLPPNPVLNWSQAIGPEQASWSELLAKINDLRNKNPSMPSDAHWYGMIPFKVAQGSISGLAYMAGHAAIGRVPVQHENLEDGADILVHELGHNFNRGHAPCGLPDGEVAAPYPYANAIIADYGWDWNFAGGDKVPSYPDGYVVPKTSYDLMSYCQDEWVSEYTYRAILSYRGSTAAASKAEDDRASVQMRDSHGSNADLRPYLFASGFIGAGEASLDPWSILERPAGSHDGPGTGPYQLHLLAENGSTLFERRFNVQATTHTLLPGATAPGTQNSSLPFYEILPWYPDTARIQIRQGEQLLAERIVSAHPPTVELTLPQGGELWVPDGQYHIEWQASDPDSSVLWFDVAFSRDNGETWEVVATRLQEPELLVRGDQFPGTETARVRVYASDGVRTSSATSEPFAVQRKPPQVFIAVPENGLVVPPGTSLMLSGLVFDREDSPLADLLMHWYSDRDGPLGSGDEIMVQSLSSGKHVITLTAVDSDSMESSAQVTVFIGYQLHLPVLLKIFPPPPTGFTDHFEDGTLTGWTPNLGLWTNSGYRMRGEYTLGNAWNIRNVSAIKTFSRSASERLTRVWPVNP; this is encoded by the coding sequence ATGAGGATTCTGAAGTTGCTTGTTCTTGTATTTGTCGTGTTCGCTCTCAATTTAGGAAACCTCCGCATGGAGGTAACGCCTGTCGCAGAACACGAGAGCCTGCCCGTGCAGCGAACTGACAGCAAGTCCTGGCTACAGGTACGGGAAACTGCGACGCCAACTGACACGGTCATCCGACCAACGCGTACGCCCACGCCCACCGACACGGTCATCCGGCCGACGCGCACACCCACACCCACGGATACCTTCGTCGGGCCAACGCACACCTTCACTCCTGTTGGTCCTGACGTCAAACCGCCTACCCCTACCGACACCACCGTTCTGCCCACACGCACGCGTACACCCACGCCCACCTTCACTCCTGTTGGCCCTGACACCGGACCGACGTGGACTGCCACGCCTACCAACACCACCGTCGTGCCCACGCCAACGCACACGCGGCCCGTCGAATTCATCCCGCGTACCTTCAGCGGGGTCGTCTACCTAGGTGAGCCGGGCAATCGGGCGCACCCCTTACCCGACATTACTGTGCACCTCTTGAAAGCACCGATCTACTGCGACATAGGCACACTCGTGACTACGGTGCGCACCGATGGGTTAGGACGCTTCGTGCTCGAATCGGCCATTCCGTCAAGCGATGAGGAGCTCTATCTCAACCTGGCTCTGGGAAACGAAGATATCCATGTAGCTGGCGCGAACTCGCAGAGCGGCGGCCGCCTCACCAGCGAGGGCTGGCTGCAGTTTGAGCAGGTTGGGTCCGGTGTCTACGACAGCAACGAGTTCTTTGTCACATCTCTCGTCGGTCAACGACTGCTCACGTTCCCTGCGGTCGCTGACGCGCACATCAGCCAGGGTTCGCCCAGCAGCAACTACGGTAACTCCAGCATGCTGCACACGAGTTACACGGCCGGCGCTACTCCCCTGTCGGAGCAAGCCTTGCTCTTCTTCGACCTTTCGGCCATCCCCTGGAACACCGAGGTCCTTAAAGCCACACTGCACGTCTATTTGCAGGAAGCAGGGGGAGACGCCAAGGTGTGCATGGCAGTGCACGCAATTCAAGAGGAATGGTGCGAGGGACCCCTGTGCTGGATTCTGCCACCTGTCACGTGGAACAAACAGCCTGGCCACGCCTTGGTTGCCAGCGCTGACCAGGTTGTAGGCCTGGAGCCCGGCTACCGGGTTTGGGACGCGACCGCGCTGGTCCAGGAGTGGGTCAGCCACCCTGCCTGGAACTATGGCATGGCTCTACTCGGCGAGGAGAAGGGCGCTGGCTGGACGCGCATCTTTTCCAGTCGCGAGGGCAGCAATCCCCCTTACCTGACCGTTTATGTCCCGTTGGGCACGCACATTGTGACTCCCACCCCCACCAAATCGCCCACGCCCATTGCCCTGGATTTGCAGGTAGATGCCATCGAAGTAACACAGTCCATCCAGTGCAAGGACAACCCCAACTGCCCAGACAATGCCGTGCCCATGGTTGCCGGGAAGATGACCTTTGCCCGCGTGTACATCAAGGTCAGCGGCTCCATGCAAGACGTACCCAATGTTTCGGCGCGGGCCATTGCCAAGGTAGGCGGGCAACAGCTCACTGCCTGGCCTATCAACCCCACCATTACTGCCAAATTGACCCCCGACCGAGCGCAGTTCAACGACACCCTCAACTTTTACCTCCACGGCGTGTCTAGTTCGGGAACATTGGAAGTGGAGGTGAATCCATTTGGCACCATTCCCGAGAGCAACTATAACAACAACAAAAAGACGGTGAACCTCAACTTCGTCACCACCCCTCCCCTGCGCATCGTGCCCATCTGGATCTGGTACGCAGAGGGTGGAAAGAACGAGATCGTAGACTGGACCATGCCTGGGAACCTGCAGGGCTACCTGAAAAAGGTGCTACCGGTGGGGGACATCCAGTGGTACTTGCCCCCGAATCCTGTGCTGAACTGGAGCCAGGCGATCGGACCGGAGCAAGCAAGCTGGAGCGAACTCTTGGCGAAGATCAATGACCTAAGGAACAAGAATCCCTCGATGCCATCCGATGCACACTGGTATGGTATGATACCGTTCAAGGTAGCTCAGGGCAGCATCTCCGGCCTTGCCTACATGGCAGGCCATGCTGCCATTGGCCGCGTGCCCGTGCAACACGAGAACCTGGAGGATGGCGCCGACATTCTGGTGCACGAGCTAGGACACAACTTTAACCGGGGGCATGCCCCCTGTGGACTACCCGATGGCGAGGTAGCAGCGCCCTACCCTTATGCCAATGCCATAATCGCCGACTATGGCTGGGATTGGAACTTTGCCGGCGGGGACAAGGTGCCATCGTATCCCGATGGCTACGTGGTGCCCAAGACCTCGTATGACTTGATGAGTTATTGCCAAGACGAATGGGTGTCGGAGTACACCTATCGCGCCATACTGTCTTACCGTGGGAGCACGGCGGCAGCCAGCAAGGCAGAGGATGATAGAGCAAGCGTTCAAATGAGAGACTCGCACGGCTCGAACGCTGATCTGCGGCCTTATCTATTCGCTTCGGGCTTCATCGGTGCAGGAGAGGCCAGTCTTGATCCATGGTCCATCCTGGAGCGCCCGGCTGGCTCCCACGACGGACCAGGCACGGGACCATATCAACTGCACCTGCTGGCGGAGAATGGTTCGACCCTGTTCGAGCGCCGCTTTAACGTGCAGGCTACGACGCACACTCTGCTGCCGGGGGCGACAGCGCCGGGAACGCAGAACAGCAGCCTTCCGTTTTACGAGATCCTGCCTTGGTACCCTGACACAGCCAGGATTCAGATCCGGCAGGGGGAGCAGCTCTTGGCAGAGCGGATCGTCAGCGCGCACCCACCGACGGTAGAACTGACTTTGCCTCAGGGTGGGGAACTGTGGGTTCCCGACGGGCAGTACCACATTGAATGGCAAGCTAGTGATCCAGATAGCAGCGTGTTATGGTTCGACGTGGCTTTCAGCCGCGACAATGGCGAAACCTGGGAGGTTGTCGCCACCCGCCTGCAGGAGCCAGAGTTACTAGTGCGCGGAGATCAGTTCCCAGGCACGGAGACAGCACGAGTCAGAGTCTACGCCTCGGATGGAGTGCGCACGTCCAGTGCAACAAGTGAGCCATTTGCAGTGCAGCGCAAGCCGCCGCAGGTCTTTATCGCCGTGCCGGAGAACGGCCTAGTGGTTCCTCCGGGGACATCCTTGATGCTGAGCGGTCTCGTTTTCGACCGGGAGGATAGCCCCCTTGCTGACTTGCTCATGCACTGGTACTCTGACCGCGATGGCCCACTGGGCAGCGGAGACGAGATAATGGTGCAATCGCTGTCATCGGGCAAGCATGTCATTACACTCACGGCTGTTGACAGTGACAGCATGGAGAGCAGCGCCCAAGTTACCGTCTTTATCGGTTACCAGTTGCACTTGCCGGTGCTCTTGAAGATATTCCCACCGCCGCCGACTGGCTTCACTGACCACTTTGAGGACGGCACACTCACTGGCTGGACGCCTAACCTCGGATTGTGGACCAATTCTGGCTATCGCATGCGTGGCGAATACACACTGGGCAACGCCTGGAACATCAGGAACGTCAGCGCCATAAAAACGTTTTCAAGATCAGCAAGCGAGCGCCTTACTAGGGTCTGGCCAGTCAATCCATGA
- a CDS encoding uroporphyrinogen-III decarboxylase-like protein, whose product MVTFKHIPDFGHLRRTLLRQGPPGRVPFIELFADVPIMEAVVGEKFPTGFDRESRARACDLTIQFYRQLGYDYVCAILVIPLNRAIVTAEDTAVDGAMRYWQNETQGVITSWAEFESYPWPSVQDIDYWAIEYTAQHLPEGMQVIAQSGGGVLEWVMWMMGYQPFAFALMEQPDLIEAMFAKIEELTTAACATAVDIPGVGAYFFGDDMGFTNSTMISPRHLRQYVFPIQKKLVDITHAKGLPFLLHSCGNITAIMDDLIEYVGIDGKHSFQDKIMPVEEASRRWGERISMLGGVDMDVLGRGTEEEVRIRTRQILDFCGLRGGYCLGSGNSVASYIPVRNYLAMLDEGYRWNQEHFGHG is encoded by the coding sequence ATGGTCACTTTCAAACATATCCCCGATTTTGGACATCTCCGACGCACTTTATTGCGGCAGGGACCTCCTGGCCGTGTTCCCTTCATCGAACTTTTTGCCGATGTCCCCATCATGGAGGCAGTGGTAGGGGAAAAGTTTCCCACGGGATTCGACCGTGAATCGCGCGCCCGTGCCTGTGACCTCACCATCCAGTTCTACCGCCAATTAGGGTACGATTACGTTTGTGCCATCCTCGTCATCCCCCTGAACCGGGCCATCGTAACGGCGGAGGATACGGCAGTTGATGGCGCCATGCGCTATTGGCAGAACGAGACCCAGGGTGTGATCACTTCCTGGGCTGAGTTCGAGTCCTATCCGTGGCCCTCGGTGCAAGATATTGACTACTGGGCAATCGAGTACACGGCGCAGCATCTCCCCGAAGGGATGCAGGTAATTGCGCAAAGCGGTGGTGGCGTGCTGGAGTGGGTGATGTGGATGATGGGTTACCAACCCTTTGCCTTCGCATTGATGGAACAGCCAGACCTGATTGAGGCCATGTTCGCCAAGATCGAGGAACTAACCACGGCAGCGTGCGCTACTGCAGTGGATATCCCGGGTGTGGGGGCTTACTTCTTTGGCGATGACATGGGTTTTACCAACTCCACCATGATCTCACCGCGCCACTTGCGCCAGTATGTGTTTCCCATCCAGAAGAAGTTGGTGGATATCACCCATGCCAAGGGATTGCCCTTCCTCTTGCATTCCTGCGGCAATATCACGGCAATCATGGATGATTTGATTGAGTACGTGGGCATAGACGGCAAGCACTCTTTTCAGGACAAGATCATGCCTGTGGAAGAAGCCAGCCGCCGCTGGGGGGAGCGCATTTCTATGCTAGGCGGCGTAGATATGGATGTCCTTGGTCGTGGCACAGAGGAAGAGGTACGGATCAGGACGCGTCAAATACTCGACTTCTGCGGGCTGCGCGGCGGGTATTGCCTAGGCAGCGGCAACAGCGTGGCCAGTTACATCCCGGTGCGCAATTATCTGGCCATGCTGGACGAAGGCTATCGCTGGAATCAAGAGCACTTTGGCCATGGCTAG